The window cagGCGTTCTTGTGTACTTCCCTATTGGGTTGAGGCATTGCAAAATATCTTCTCCTAATCTGTCAGCTGTCTGTTAACTTTGTCCATGGTTAACAGGAAATCATGCTacagaaattcttaatttttgtgtaatcaaatttattagtatttttgCCTTATGGCTTGGGgctttgatgtttttaaaaaaatctttcccattCTTGAGTGACAACATAGTCTCCTACATTTCCTTTTACTACTGTagtaattttacttttcatattttttctttaatccacTTCCAAATGGCTTCACCTCTGTATTTTGTTTTAGGTTGGAGTCTAGTGTTATTTTTCACCACACATGGAGCACTTTCTACTAATAATCCACACTTCCCTCATTAATCTGTACCTCATACTAAATACCCAGACATATGAGTCCATTCTAGTTTCTctacttttatttcaataatttatttgGCAGAATATTCCATACTAGCACTAATAGTAGTTCTACTAGTGTTCTTTTGACAAAgactatttttattactattgctTTGAACTatgtttttatattccacatcTTTATGATTCCTTTACGAATTTAGCTTAGGTGCTTAGGTTTTATCCATAGgcttttattcttatactagaggcctggtgcacgaaattcgtgcacagagtggggggtcccctcagcccagcctgaaccctctccaatccaggaccccttggggggatgtccgactgatggtttaggcctgattgggcctgcctaaaccatcagtcggacatccctctcacaatcctggaccgctgactcctaatcactcacctgcctgcctccctggtcacccctaactgcacccccccaactagcctggttgcccctaaatgccccctccccccgccggcctggttgactcttactgctccccctgctggcctggttgcccccaactgccccccctgctggcctggttgcccccaactgccccctcttctggcctagttgcccctcacagcccccataccagcctggtcaccccatgcagcctgcttgttcagtcatttggtcatccctcactaacccccctgctggcctggttgtaggcagccatcttgtgagggactaagggttaatttgcatattacctctttattatatagggctagaggtctggtgcacaaaatttgttcatgggggggggggagatccctagcccggcctgcaccctctccaatctgggacccttcaggggatgtctgactgtccgtttaggcccgatccctgctcTTATCATATAcactgcaccctctcgcaatcccggaccactggctcctaaccactcgcctgcctgcctgcctgattgcccctaaccactctgcctgcctgcctgatcacccctaaccacctctgcctgctgacctgatcaccccctaactgctcctctgccagcctgattgcccctaattgccctcccctgccagcttgatcacccctaactgctctcccctgctggcctgatcacccctaactgcctctgccttggcccccacaccatggctttgtccagaacgatgtctggaagatgtctggtctaactagcatattacccttttattagtatagatattttagaATAGGTTTTTATTTAGTTCCTCAGAAAGTTTATCTGTAATTTGTATTGGGATTCCATTGAGTATATAAGTTAACTAAAGGAGACTAtatattgagttctttatatattaagatctttcacccaaggatatggaatgtatttccatttcatttaagtcATTCTATGTCCTTGAATAGACTTTTAAATTTTCCTCCAAAGACTATTCTATACTTATACTAACTCATGTAATAAATACAACCCAAAAATATGGGTattttattatcaccattttcCAGACGAGGAAACTGAACCCAGAGtgataagtaacttgcccaagaacaCACAGTAACAACACAAGTAACAAAACCTGGATTCAAATAGTTTAGAATCCATACTTTTAACCACTGTATTCCCTCTCTTTCTACAGGCAGTTACTTTATATAGTTTGACTGCAACTGTGAGTAGTAGtatctttttcattatttatgtattatctgtaatattattattatactagagtcccgatgtatgaaattcttgcaaggggctcaACCCCACCTGCCGAgacagctgcctctgcctgggcccccgcccactgcagctttgtccagaaggtcatccagaaggatgtccggaaggacgtcgtttaattagcatattacgcttttattattatagattttctaaTTGGTTGTTGTAGATGCAGAAAACTTAGTTGATTTTTGTAAGTTGATATTTGTATCCAGTGAAGTTGCTGAATTCTCTTATTAGTTCTACTATTGGCTTTATTGTTTCTGTTGCTTTTCTGTACATCAactgtaaataataaaaatttggttTTTTCCTCTCCAATTTGTAAACCTctcatgtctttttctttccttatagcATTGGCCAAGACTTCCAGTACAATGTCAGACACTATGTAGTGGTGATCATGGCTCCGACAATGCCTCATGTAGAGCATGTTTCATTTTATCTTGGCTATAGGATGTGCAGAGAACTGTTTCACAAAAGAACAGGTTAGAAACCGTGTCTGGTGGCCACGAATGCCTTCTGAGCAGAGAGGCGGTGCTTACTCATGCCACAGAAATTACTTTCCATCGGAGTCGGCCTTCCAGGGGAGAAATAGCTCAATTGTGATAAACTTGACTTCTGACTTTAAGTATATTTAACTCCATCCTAAACCCTATGGCAACAACACAGCTCTGCACCTGTCATTTGCTTTACACAATCTGCTACATGTAACTGTTTCTGACAACCCATTGGTCTCTATCCCCATGGGGGAGTTCAGACAGTAGCATTGGAAGGAGGCTTAGTGATCAAATATTGCTCTCCTTTACACACATCTAAAAGTCCCTAAggtggccgaaaccagtttggctcagtggatagagcgttggcctgcagactgaagggtcccgggttcgattccggtcaagggcatgtacctgggttgcgggcacatccccagtaggagatgtgcaggaggcagctgatcgatgtttctctctcatcgatgtttctagctctctatctctccctttatctctgtaaaaaatcaataaaatatatttaaaaaaataaaataaacgtcCCTAAGGTGGAAGCCTCATCATCTTCAAGCAAATGatctgttggggggggggggaggcggggtcgATGCCAACAACAGAGAGAGCTTGAATCAGACCAGGGGCTAATATAGCTTTCTCCTAATTGGCTTCATCACCCCATCTACAAAGAGGTTGGCCCAGCCAAGTGTTCATGGTAGCATCTCAGGGCTTACAGTGATCTCATCTACCCCGACGCCAATGGAGAcccagaggagaggaagaagaaacacCCACTCTTCTCTCCTGTATTCCCGAAGGCTTATCCCTATCCAAGACTGGTGAATCTGCACCATGGTGGTCACCAACGGCCCCATAGAGAAGTCCTGGGACCTTAGTGCAGTGTGACCCTTCAGAAGCCTTGAGTGTTGACCAAACACACCCTTCCCTTTCATAGACACCCAGGGTGACTAATGCTTGGGTAGAAATGAGTGAACTGAAAAGTCCCACAGGAATCTCAAACCCAGCACATCCAAAATGGAACTTCTCACTGTCGCCTCCAAACTCACTCCCCTCTTCCAGGAACCCCTGTGCAGGGCCTGGAACAACCTCCATTCAATATTCTCAGTGTCTGTCTGGCCCTTACACCTGAGGAGTTACCCAGCCTTGGCCCCTCTCTGTCCACCCTGTTCTCCATTCTAAATGGGGCCTTGGCCACACCCTCCCAACCTCTCCCTCCGCTCCACTCCTGGGATCCATCCTCCATGCTACTGCTGGAGAAATCTCTGCACCATGCAAATCAGACCATATATCCTGCCTAACACTCTAGAACAGCGGtggccaacctttcggacctcacggaccaccagttggcaactgcTGCCCTAGAAGGCTCCCACCACCCTCAGCAGAATGTACACTCCTTTTTGTGGCATCTACCAATCTCACGGCACGGCCTCACATCCTCTTCAGTCTCCCACCCTGGCCGCAGGACCCCTGGATAGCCacttgccctcccctccctgactGCTTCTGGTGACTGTTCCCCTTACCTAGAACCTGCCTCCCATTCCACTGGAAGTGGTTTAAGGCCTATTCATCCTTCAACACTCaggttggggggtgggcaggggatggggaggaggagttGAGGAGGGACCTCTGCTCTTGGGAGCCTTTGCTGCTGCTTCACCCCCATGGCTCCTGCTGAGGtgccctctctctgggcttctcctCCCAGGAGCTGAGCATCCATCCCACTACATTGTCACGATTCCCTCCTGGACTCTGTAAGAATCTGGATTCTTGAAAACAGTAAGTTATTACATAGTCTGGTTTCATCCCTTTTCCTGTTTAAGAGAGTACCCATGGGCAAAACACATTGAGTCAGACTCGGTCTGGCAGTGCCCCAAAAGGATCTGTTCACCGCTAGGTGTTCTGCTCCGGGCACAATGACCGCTTGGCACATTGTAGACCACAAgaatggatagatgggtgggtggacgGGCGGACGGACGGACGAATGAACTAACGAACGAATAAATCAATTGCCCAACCCCATCCGAACCTGGCGGGTGGACGCCGTCAGGGCACATCCTCACTATACTAGATGGAAAGTGGGCAGCACCACTAGGCGCTCCGtcagcagggggcgctgcagggcggaggggtgagggctgggtaCTGGGATTTGGGGGCAGGGGCGTCGGAGACCCGGAACTGAGGGGGCGGCAGGGGGTCGGGCGTACCCGGGGGGTGGACCCTGTGCCGGGGCGATTCTGCGCGAATTTTCGCTTTCGCTTCGGGCCGGGACGGAGGCGGCGGGGCCGTCCCGAGCGACTGCGGCCGGGGCCCGGGGGAGTTAATCCGAAAGCGCCGCCAGCCCCGCGGGCCCAACTCCACGTGTCACCGAGAAGctgaggtagagacagagagagagagaaagcaagtgaTCTGAGTCGGGGAAAGTCCTGCGCGCCTCCGGGCAATTATAAAAATGTGACCCCCGGTCGGCTTCCAAACCACCGCCCTCACCTGCTGCGCCCAGCGGTCCGCCGGCTGCCGCTCCGTGTCCGCGCCCGCCCAGCATGCGCCCCCCGCGCAGTGAGTACCCGGCGGCCGGGACACGGGctcgggaggggaggggcggcgcCCGGCAGGAGGAGGCAGAACCTCGGTACCGCTCACCGGGAGGCTGCAAACAATCAGCCGTTCCTAGTTAGAGGAGAAcgaagggagggggcgggagaccTAATTGCTTGCTTTCCAAGCGCTGAAAGGGACATGGCTCTTCTGGTCTTGAAACAACCCCTTGAGCTAAGTATTGTTATGCCCATTTCTCAAGTGACAAACGGAGGCCCCAGTGggtggctttctttctttctttctttctttctttctttctttctttctttctttctttctttctttctttctttctttcttaaaatatatttttattgacttcagagagagagggagagggagagagagagaaacatcaatgatgagacagaatcattgatgggctgcctcctgcactcaccctactggggatggagcccacaacccaggcatgtgcccagccgggaatggaaccctgatctcctagttcataggtcagtgctcaaccagtgagccacaccggccgggcgggTTTCTTGCCCAGGGTCCCTCAGCTACAGCTCTAAGCGGGCAGATCCCAGCCCACTGCACACTGAGGCTTTGTCACCCCACTGTTTCCAAAACACTGGGTCGTGAGTCTGGGCCAGTCACTTGACcacctggcctcagtttcccactaGTGAGGTGGAGACGTTTTCTGGTTGAGGTTTGAGTCAATACCCTTGTCTGAGCTCATTGGGGTTCCTTGCAGAAAGTTGGTTTCTCAGCTTAGAATGGAGCACTGCCTTCCAGGGACCTGATGCATCTCAGGTGTTTCAGGAAGATTCCAGGGTGGGAGGAGGTTGGCGTCCAGCAGAGGTAGATGGGTGGAGACAACCAGCACCGGTAGAAGGGAGAGGCAGGCCAAGTCAGGGAGACACCCTCAGCTGCCGCCCCGTTCCCTTCCAGGCCTCCTCCTGGCAGTTTCTCTGGTCCTCCTGCACCACCTCAGTTTGGCCAGGAACCTCCCCACCACAGCCACGGCAGGCCCTGGCATGTTCTCGTGCCTCGGCCACTCCCAGAACCTGCTGAAGGCCGTCAGCAGCACGCTTCACAAGGTGAGCTCTTCCGCGTCCTTGCTCCCACCCTGCAAGCCGCTCTAGGGCAGGGGCCTCTCCCAACCCCGGGTCACCTGCAGGGAAATGGTGGGCGTTTGTCAGGGGCTGTcaagagaggaagaggggccTTTACAAATGGCCCGACTATTAGCTAAAGAGTCTCAATGAAATTGTGTCTCCAGAGAAAGCAGGAGTGGTAATAAATTATAATGGCATCCCTTTGGGCTGTGTCTACACAGAGGAAAGTGGATATTTACCGTGTTCCCTGTAGCCTGCCAACAGAGATGGAATGAATTGTGCCGGGCCCACACTGTTTCTCTGACACACTTATCAATCCAGCAAACCGTTATTAGGTGCAGCCTCCACGCTCCGGGGGCTACAGAGATGAATTAGACTTGCCCCTCACGCTGCTCGCCAGCTTCTCAGTCTGGTGACTCGGTTCGTTGTCAGAGCAACGCGTTTCAGAGAGCTGCGACGGTGCACGCCCAGCCTTCATTTTCTAGGGAGAGAATTATCTCATTTTGTTTAcagcttcattcattttttagGTTTCCTAtgttaatgcaaaaaaaaaaattttttttttcttttaaaagtgctCCAGGAGCTATTGCTTTTGCTGCGACGGCCGAAGATGGATGTTTTCAAAGACATCCTTTTGCCGTCCTGCTCTCTAGTAAATctttcttgaatatttttagcTTGTTGTTTTACGAGTATCTTAAAATAAGCTCAATGCCACGGGGCCTTCTGAAAGAACTCTTTTTCCCCTTATCTTTCATGATGCGCTGCCAACTGCTCTGTACGGTTCAATCGATCTTAATTAAAAAGGCGGCTCACCGGAGGAGCACTGCTGAGATAAGTGCTGTGGCTCCTAGAGAACGGTTCAATATGGATAAAATGTAGGCGCTCCAATTTAAACAGAAGCTTTCTATGTAAAGGCTGGCTCTTTCCCAGACGTCGCACTAAAGGTCAAGGGATTGCAGAACTCGGTCTGATGTTTTTTACATCACTCTTGTGTCACATTTGCCAAGAACAGGTGGCCAGTGCCTGCCATCCACAGGTCGTATCCAGCACACAGGTTCATAGAGTTTGGCCCATGTCTTTCGgattttatttagatttatttagTTTGatgctattgaaaaaaaaaaaaagtggtcttTTCATAAAAGAAACCAAATTTCCAACTCCTCTTGAAAAGATCCGAAGAACTATAACAGCGGGCCCACGTTTCCAAACCTAACTTTTGACAACCCGCTCAAGCCAGTGGCTGCCCGGGTCTGtgtgagcatctccaggaagagTGTATTCATTTTCTTTGGCTACTGGAACAAATCGCCATGAACTTAGTGGCTTTAaccaacagaaatgtattatctGACAGCCCTGGAGGTCAGAAATCCAAAATGGGTCTCGCTGGGctaaaatcaaagtgtcagcCATGCTGTAACCTTTCCTGGAGACGAGGGAGattattttttcttgccttttccagtttctagagGCTGCTGAGGTCCCTGGGTATGTGTCCCCCttctatcttcaaagccagcaatggccaGTTGAGTCTTTCTCGTGCTGCATCACTCTGACCTTGActtttctgcctccctcttccacttatCGGGCCACCCAGATACTCCAAGATAACCTCTCTATCGTAAGGccagctgattagcaaccttaatttcatctgcaaccttaattcccctttgccatgtCACAACATATTCTCAGGTTCCAGGGGGTTGGGAGGTGGATCTGTTGGGTGGTGTGTGTCGGGGGCATTATTCTGCCCAGCGTAGATGGGGATTTTACTGTCTGTTCCCAAATATGTTCTGAACTCTCAAGCTTTGATTCATGGCTCATGAAGTTCCCTCTGTCTGAAATtccccctcctctgccggccaacATTCTAATCTTCCTATTGCAGATGTGCCATCTCTCGCGAAGTCTTTGCTTCCCTTTCCACCTCCTCCTCAGAGCCTTCTCAGCTCTTCTCTCCAGCTGACCTGTCTCCTAGTCATGTGGGCACTTGCCTATCCCCTTGGATAAACCTGGAATCCTGAGGACAGAACATAGGCCTCCTCTCTGTCATGTTCcgtagtgcctagcacagtgcctggcacacaccaGGCTTGTGGAGTGGGAAAATGATCTCGACCTTCAATCAAAAAGTCATCAACTTCTTAAGATAAATTTCATTATTATATTCAACAGTGCTTTCCAAGGTGCTTGTAGgatgacgtgtgtgtgtgtgggtgtgtgtgtatgtatgtgtgtatgtgcataccACAAATTAAATCTCAATTTGTCTTTAGGGTTGCATGTTTGTTATATCCATCACGTTGTGACCTTAACAGTTCCCCTTTAGAACTTGTAATTGAACAAGATATTCATAAAACACAGGTGCTTTGGCAGAAGCAAAAAACGCCTTCACCAGGAGCAAGTGTCACAGCGTGTCGGAGATTCTGATTAGCACAGCCCGTTGAAATGATTTATGGTGTTTACACAATGGAAAAGCCTGTCATCCAGTCAAACACGTCcgaaaagcagagggagagagagtgtaAATGACCTGTTTCCTTTTGTCTCCTGAAGACCCTGAATTTCTTACAGGTCAAAGGAATAACAGGTGTTTTGCTGGCACCCCAGGGTATGGGGAGCCAGGTACCGTATTAATATTATGAACTGGGTTTCTCCTTATGACTTTTACAGGCCAGACAAACATTAGAATTTTACTCCTGCACTTCTGAAGAGATTGATCATGAAGATATCACAAAAGATAAAACCAGCACCGTAGAAGCCTGCCTACCACTGGAATTAACCACGGTATGGACAACATTCCTCCCAAAGCACATCATGCAATTAAAAGCTGTGGATCAAACTTCATCTTCTTACAAAAATGTGCATGTTTCTGGTCTCTACCATCCTGAAACTTTAAGAGATCCCCCTTCAAAGTTAGATTtgagaaaaatttataaaaacagatatGGTTTTTcacaatgtgaatatatttaacacCACTGAACTGGACacttaaaatagtt is drawn from Myotis daubentonii chromosome 3, mMyoDau2.1, whole genome shotgun sequence and contains these coding sequences:
- the IL12A gene encoding interleukin-12 subunit alpha, which gives rise to CDPRSASKPPPSPAAPSGPPAAAPCPRPPSMRPPRSLLLAVSLVLLHHLSLARNLPTTATAGPGMFSCLGHSQNLLKAVSSTLHKARQTLEFYSCTSEEIDHEDITKDKTSTVEACLPLELTTNGSCLPSRTASFMTTLCLSSIYEDLKMYQVEFKAINEKLLMDPKRQIILDQNMLAAIDELMQALDFNSAAGPQQPALEELDLYKTKVKLCILLHAFRVRAVTINRMMSYLNSS